The DNA window GTGCGCGGGCCGCTCGAGAAGGACCCCGCGCCGCTGACCGAGGTGGGCCAGGAGTTCGGCATCGAGATGTTCCACGAGAACGCCGGCGGCCGCTACGACATGCACAACCGGGTCTTCGCGGTCGAGCCCGGCCGCACCATCGCGTGGCGGCCCGGCCAGCACGGACCCGACGGGACCTGGGGCTCGGGCGGCTGGACCTGGCGCTACGACCTCGCCCCCGAGGGCGCGGGGACCCGGGTCACCCTCACCTACGACTGGAGCGCCGTGCCGGACGCGCTGGTGAAGGATTTCGGTCTGCCGCCGTTCCCGCCGAGCTTCCTCGAGGACTCGCTCGAGGCGCTGGAGCGGGCGGTGACCTCGGGCTGAGGCCCGCCCGCCCCGCCTCCGCTCACGCCACGGTCGCGCCCGCCGCGGCGGTGCCGGCGTCGGCCTCGAGGGAGACCGCGAGGCGGAGCGTCGCGCCGTCGGCCGGAGTGCCGGTCAGCGGCACCTCGAGGGTCTCCGTCCCGGTGCCCACCTCGCGCGCCTCGAGCGCGCCGACGATCGTCGCGCCGTCCCAGAGGAACACCCGCAGCGTGCCGGCGCGGTCGGTGCGCACCCGGGCGGTGGCGCCGCCGTCGGTCGCGGCGACCTGGTCGAGGCGCAGCGTGCCGGCCGGCAGCACGGGGCTGCCGCCGAGGCCGGTGCCGTCCCCCGCCGCCTGCAGGATCGAGGACGGGGACTCGACCGAGCGCGCGGCGGTGTCCGGGATCCGCGGCTCCACCGGGGCGGAGTCCGCGACGGGCAGGTCCGGCAGCTCGAGCACGCCCCAGCGGGAGGGGTCCGCCTGGATGCCGCCGAAGGTGGACCAGCCGATCCGGGACTGGCCGGTCTGGTCCTGGGTGTCGGAGTCGTAGACCACCACGTTGAAGCCCATGCCGGTGGGGTCGATGCCGTCGGGCAGCTCCGCGAAGGGGATCCGGGTCTCGAACCGGTACCCCTCGTAGGGATCGGAGATCGACGCGGCGATCTGCACCCCGGGGGCGGTGTCCGCGATCGGTCCCTGGCGGTTGTCGTGGTCGCGCCCGGCGACCGGGCCGCCGATCCCGCCGTCCACCGCGGTGCCGGGCAGGGCGCCGAGGATGAACGTGGTGGAGGTGTTGTCCGAGGTGCCGCGCGGGTCGATCATGATCTCGATCGAGTCGGTGCGGAAGCGCTGCTTGTTGTCCTCGGGCGGCAGCAGGGTTCCCAGGACATCGTCGGTGACCTGCACGAACACGTACAGGTTCTCCTCGTCGAAGGTCACCCAGGTGCGGCCGGAGGCGTCGGCCGGCTCCACCGGCTCCCCCTCCCACAGGGTGCCGATGTCGATCCCGTCGCCCGGGTGCTCGCCGCTGCCGCGCACGGCATCGACCTCGACGCCCTCGGTGGGTGCGGCGACGAGTCGCGGAACGAGGTACAGGCCCTGGGCGACGGGCGCCTCGATGCCGCCCGCGGTCGCGGTGACCGTCACCGGATACACCCCGCCGTCCGGGGCACGATTCGCGGTGGGCAGCGAGGCGTCGGTGTTCTCCAGGTGCACCTCCACCCGCTTCTCGCCCCTCGCGGGGACGGCCTCGACCGTCAGCCGGGCCGGCTCCGCGCTGAAGCCCTCCGGCAGGGTGATCGCGACCTCGGCGTCCTGCACGGACTCGGACAGGTTCCGCACCACCACCTCGACGGTGTCCGCCCGGCCGGAGCCGAGGGTGTACCGCGTGGGGACCAGCGCGTCCAGGCGCTCCATGCCGAGCTCCGCGGTCCACTCCAGGAAGGCGGCGATCTCGGGACGGTCCTCGATCCCGGCCTCGACCGGGCCGGCGGTGCGCAGCGGCAGCACGTTCTCGCCGCTCGCCCCCTTGGAGGTGGCGCGGGCGCGCAGCAGCACGGCCTCGCCCGGTGCGGCGTCGGCGGGCGCGGTGACGCTGAAGGTCGCGGTGCGCTGCTGCTTCGCGGGGACGGTGCCGACCGGCTGCACCGGGCCGACGGACCAGCCGCCTGGCACCTCGAGCTCAATCGAGGCCCCGGGCAGGGCCCTGCCCGGCGAGCCCAGCTCGACGGTGACCTCGAGGGCCTCGCCCGGCAGGGCCGTGAACCGCTCCGAGCGCACCTCGAGGGTGGTGCCCAGCGGCAGACCTCCCGCGATCGGCAGGGTCGCCCCCTGCAGCGCCGCGGTGTCGGAGCTGGTGGGATCCGCGAGCGGGGTGCGCGAGTCGATGAGCGTGAACCAGGTGGCGGGGATCTTCCCCGGATCCGTCGGCGAGGGCGGGTTCGCGAACCAGCCCTGCGTGCGATAGGCGTGCACGGAGTCGTCCCGCACCGCGCTCCAGCGCTTGCCGTGCCGCGCGGACTCGGTGCCGTTCCACGCGCCGAACACCACGTCGCTGGCGACCTGGGGCCGGTAGCCGGCGGCCACGGCGTCGGGTCCGGTGTCGGCGCTGCCGTTGGAGCCCGAGCGCAGGAGCCGACGGGGCGAGAAGGGTCGCAGGC is part of the Brachybacterium ginsengisoli genome and encodes:
- a CDS encoding sugar-binding protein, which produces MSISTPTPTPTPTPAPRPGLSRRRLLQGSAVLGLAAGATALDLPGLPPMERALADGTVDLDILYIGAHPDDEAWTLAALGRWNEYEGQRAGVITLTRGEGGGNAVGLEEGPALGLIRESEERTAVGYAGIEHIFNLDAVDFFYTLSAPLTYDVWGGAEALSRVIRVVRATRPDVIVTMNPSAVEGNHGNHQQAAMFAVEAYHLAGRKDVFPEHFEEGLRPFSPRRLLRSGSNGSADTGPDAVAAGYRPQVASDVVFGAWNGTESARHGKRWSAVRDDSVHAYRTQGWFANPPSPTDPGKIPATWFTLIDSRTPLADPTSSDTAALQGATLPIAGGLPLGTTLEVRSERFTALPGEALEVTVELGSPGRALPGASIELEVPGGWSVGPVQPVGTVPAKQQRTATFSVTAPADAAPGEAVLLRARATSKGASGENVLPLRTAGPVEAGIEDRPEIAAFLEWTAELGMERLDALVPTRYTLGSGRADTVEVVVRNLSESVQDAEVAITLPEGFSAEPARLTVEAVPARGEKRVEVHLENTDASLPTANRAPDGGVYPVTVTATAGGIEAPVAQGLYLVPRLVAAPTEGVEVDAVRGSGEHPGDGIDIGTLWEGEPVEPADASGRTWVTFDEENLYVFVQVTDDVLGTLLPPEDNKQRFRTDSIEIMIDPRGTSDNTSTTFILGALPGTAVDGGIGGPVAGRDHDNRQGPIADTAPGVQIAASISDPYEGYRFETRIPFAELPDGIDPTGMGFNVVVYDSDTQDQTGQSRIGWSTFGGIQADPSRWGVLELPDLPVADSAPVEPRIPDTAARSVESPSSILQAAGDGTGLGGSPVLPAGTLRLDQVAATDGGATARVRTDRAGTLRVFLWDGATIVGALEAREVGTGTETLEVPLTGTPADGATLRLAVSLEADAGTAAAGATVA
- a CDS encoding SRPBCC family protein, with the protein product MSTESAQSTPPQNTPTPQSTEELDHYIVSRTVPAPPEAVFDLLTDPARHHETEPTDWVRGPLEKDPAPLTEVGQEFGIEMFHENAGGRYDMHNRVFAVEPGRTIAWRPGQHGPDGTWGSGGWTWRYDLAPEGAGTRVTLTYDWSAVPDALVKDFGLPPFPPSFLEDSLEALERAVTSG